In the genome of Raphanus sativus cultivar WK10039 chromosome 4, ASM80110v3, whole genome shotgun sequence, one region contains:
- the LOC130510689 gene encoding putative F-box protein At5g42430, giving the protein MRRGENSYSIPIDLITEILSKLPAKSIARFSCVSKPWSSMLASPYFKELFFTRSLARPRILFSVKRDGNDLCFFSSSQPSNPYEKSSSLVVTADSHMKLPKDRLTSYCRHALGLVYFCGPKEIVICNPSTGQLALLPKVGMLSVRNYLGFDPVDKQFKVLSINFDKPDRVLTLGGTGGNSWRELYCPLKHFSTRGLHEEICINGVLYFFATQNNGLSHLIVCFHVRSEEFKFIYKDFLEREKRTYTDFISHRGNTKLINYKGKLGVITLEYDYNLLDLDRHDPKGKKCSLKLCMSVIKDVENPNSEWSEHVYTFWKTNQFFECSDVTTLWKDEVVGGDVSVVGVTAAGDIVLRMKNVSKPLYVFYLNIERNTLQRVEFRTANHEAFEKCSSKVILSVDHVEDLHFI; this is encoded by the coding sequence ATGAGAAGAGGAGAAAACTCATATTCTATCCCCATTGATCTCATCACAGAGATACTCTCGAAATTGCCAGCCAAATCAATAGCTAGGTTTTCTTGCGTTTCAAAGCCATGGAGTTCTATGCTTGCCAGTCCATACTTCAAAGAGTTGTTCTTCACCAGGTCCCTGGCTCGGCCGCGTATCTTATTCTCCGTTAAACGAGATGGTAACGATTTGTGTTTTTTCTCGTCGTCACAGCCTAGTAATCCATATGAGAAGTCGTCATCTCTTGTAGTTACCGCCGACTCTCACATGAAGTTACCTAAAGACAGGCTTACAAGTTATTGTAGACATGCCTTGGGTTTGGTCTATTTCTGTGGACCTAAGGAGATTGTGATATGTAACCCTAGCACGGGACAGTTGGCTCTTTTACCCAAAGTAGGGATGCTGAGTGTGAGAAACTATTTAGGGTTTGATCCGGTTGACAAACAGTTTAAGGTATTGTCCATAAACTTTGACAAGCCGGATCGAGTTTTGACACTAGGAGGGACTGGAGGCAATTCGTGGAGGGAGCTCTATTGTCCcttaaaacatttttctacGCGTGGTTTGCATGAAGAGATATGCATCAATGGGGTTTTGTATTTCTTTGCTACACAAAACAATGGACTTTCTCATCTGATTGTTTGCTTTCATGTTAGGTCTGAGGAATTCAAGTTTATCTACAAAGATTTCTTGGAACGAGAGAAAAGAACGTACACTGATTTTATTAGTCACCGGGGTAATACTAAACTGATAAACTATAAGGGTAAACTAGGCGTGATTACTCTGGAGTATGATTATAACCTTTTGGATCTGGATCGTCATGACCCCAAGGGTAAAAAGTGTTCCCTCAAGTTGTGTATGTCAGTTATAAAGGATGTTGAAAACCCAAACTCGGAATGGTCGGAACATGTCTACACTTTTTGGAAGACGAATCAGTTCTTTGAATGCAGTGATGTTACCACTTTATGGAAGGACGAAGTCGTTGGTGGGGATGTTTCTGTCGTTGGAGTGACTGCCGCAGGTGACATTGTTTTGCGTATGAAGAATGTATCTAAGCCGCTTTATGTTTTCTACCTCAATATCGAAAGGAACACTCTCCAACGAGTTGAATTCCGAACTGCTAACCATGAAGCTTTTGAAAAATGTAGTAGCAAAGTTATACTCTCTGTGGACCATGTAGAGGATCTTcactttatttaa